The Streptomyces sp. NBC_00435 nucleotide sequence GCGTCCGGACCCGTCAGGGTCCGGGCCTGCCAGGGCTCCGGGCCGCCAGGGCTCCGGGCCCGCCGCGTGTCCGAACCGATCGAGGGAGGGCTCCCGCATGACGTTGCCGGGGGAAGGAAGCAGGACGACGGCCGGGCGCGAATCCGCGTCGTCCGGGCGCGATGTGGTGCTGGCCGTGGGGCTCGTCGGAATCTGCGTGGGCGGCCCGGCCGTCTTCCTCAAGGCCACCGGCGCGGCCGGGGCGGGGGTGCCGGTCGTGCCCGTCCTCACGGCCGTGGTCCTCGTGGTCGGGGTGGCGCTGGCCTGGTGGAGCGTGTCTCCCGTCCGGCACCGCTCCACCGCCCGCCCGGCCGGCGCCCCGGCACCGTACCCGCGCGAGGTGACCGCGATGGTGGACGCGCCCGCCGTACGGGAGGTACCGGACGTCGACGCCGGTGCGCTGGACCACGCCGCGGTCGACGCCGACGGCTTCGAGCACACGATAGCCGCGCTGTGCGCCCGCGACGGCTGCACGCCCGTCGAAGTGGTCGGCGGTGCGGGCGACTTGGGCGCCGACGTGATCGCCACGACCCCGGACGGACTCCGAGTCGTCGTCCAGTGCAAGCACTACGCCGACACCAACCGCGTCGGCTCGCAGGACCTGCAGCGATTCGGCGGCACCTGCTTCGCCGTCCACCACGCCGACGTGGCGATCCTCGTCACCACGAGCTCCTGCACCGCCCCCGCCCTCGAGTACGCCGCCGGCCGCGGCATCATCTGCGTCGACGGCGAAGCCCTGGCCGCCTGGACCGATTCGACCTCGCCCCCGCCCTGGGAAACGGCCAGCCGCCTGCCCCCGGCTCCTTGACGCCCACGTGAACGTTCACGACCTTCGTGCCGCGTGCGCGGGCCGCCGCCAGCCGCCCGGATCGCCACCGCAGTCTCCCGAAAAGGGAGTCGGAGCACGAGGAAGCAGCACCTGCGGGTCCTTCCCGATGACGGTCGTCGCGACGTTCGGGGTCGCCCGCATCGTGGAGTCCGATCTGCTCACCGTCGAACCCGGTGTGATCGAGGCGGCACGCTCCATGGGAGCGGGCCCGCTGCGGATCCTGCTCACCGTCCTCGTACCCGAGGCACTCGGCGCTAGGGCCTCGGCCCAACTGCTGGGCAACGCGGTGTCCCGCAAGGCGCTCCGCCAAATCAAGGTGCGGAAACCCCTGTCTGACTCCGGCTCCGGATGGCAGGCTCTACTCCTCGAAGCGTAGTCCTGGGGGGGGATCGCACGTGATGGAGCCGGGTACGGGCATGGGCCTGCGGGGCCGCAGCGGCATCCTGTCGCTGGTCGACTCCTGCCTGAAGGAGAACCCGGCGGCCGAGCGGCCCGTGACCGTGCTCCTGGGCCCGGCCGGCAGCGGAGCCAGCGAGGCCCACAGCGCGCTCATGGAGCGCTTCGGGCCCGACTACCCGTTCGCCTTCGTCAACTTCGGCGGGGCCCAGTCCCTGCTGCCGCGCTACGCCCTCGGCCTCCTGGCCCGCCAGCTGGAGCGCAAGCTGCCCCGTTACGCCCGCTCCCGTTTCCCGCTGCTGAGTCTCGGCCTGCTCGCCTCCGACCAGGAGCTGCGCATGCGCAGCCTCGCCGAGGGACGGCGCGCCGTGCAGCAGCAGCTCGACCGGTTCCAGGAGGAGAACGAGGCCCGGCACGGCGACTACCTGGCCGCATTCTTCGAGGTGGGCATGGGCGCGGTCGGCATGCCCGAAGGCGCATCCACCGCCGCCCTGGCCCTCTTCCAGGACGCCCTGCGGCGCGGCCGCCGCACCATGCCCGGTGTGCTCGGCGGCATACTGGGCGGCCGGCTCACGGCCGGGGCCCACTGGTACGGACGCCACCCCATGATCCGCAACGCGGATCCCATGGAGGCGCTCGTGGAGCTGAACCTCTGGCGTCACGAAGGCGACGAGAACGAACAGGAACGGCTCGACCTCGTCCTCTTCTCGGCTTTCCTGGAGGACCTCAGACGCAACACCGCGCGCAGCTTCATGCCCCGCTCCTACCTGCTGCTCCTGGACAACTCCCACACCGACTACGGCCGCCGCTTCCTCGACCTGCTGTTGCGCTCCCGGCACGACCAGACGGTCGTGGCCGGCCACGCCAGCGACCCGCTGACCGTCGTCGCCAGCTCCAACCGCTGGCTGCCCCGCTGGGGTCCGGCCACCGGGGACTCCTGGCCCTGGCAGCTGCGCGGACCTGACCGGGCCTCCCTTGCCGATTGGAACGCCCACCGGCCGCCCCGCGACAGCGAGGACAGCTGGTGGTACCCGTTACGCCTGCGCGACCTCAACCTGGACGAGGTACGGATCCGGATAGAGCTGCAGCTCGGCGGGAACAGCGACCTGGCCCCGCTGACCCGCCTCACCCCCTTCGTGCACCGGCTCACCGGAGGGCTGCCGCGCGGAGTCCACCAGGTGCTCGACGTACTGCGCCAGGCCGGGCCGCCCCCGGATCCGGGATCCCTGCAGGACCGCTGGCTGCGCACCCTGCCCGACCGGCCGCTGCGCACCGGGGAGGACTCCGCCACCCTCGCCGACACCGCCCTCGGCCATCTCCTGCGCGACTTCGACGGGACCCGGCGCGCGGCGCTCGCCGAGTGCGCCGCCGCCCGGGACTTCTCCGTCGCCACGCGGCTGCTCAGCTCCGACGACTCCCTGTTCGGGGACGTCCGGGCCCGCTGGCTGCTGACCGGGCCCGTCGCCGTCGTCCCCGTACTCCACCCGTGGCTGCGCCGGCTGCTCCTGTGGCGGCTGGCCGCGCGCCCCGACGGCTGGGACGCCGCGCACGAACTCCTCGCGGAGTACTACCGCGAGGAGGGCAAGCCGGTGCAGGAGATGTACCACCAGCTCGCCCTCGGACGGACCGAGGAGGTCACCGCCCACCTGACCCGGCGCTTCGCCGCCGTACCGGCCGCCCAGTGGATCTCCGAGTTCGACGCGATCACCGCCGCCCCGAACCGTCTCCCCACCGACAGCGGACCGCTGGAGCTGCTCGCCGGGCTAGCCCCGCGCCGGCCCGGGCGCGTGATGGACACCGAGACGGTGATCCACACCCTGGTGACCACCCGCTGGGTGTGGAGCGATCCGCTCGCGGACCCCGCCATGCGCCTGGGCGACCTGATCGCCGACGGCTACACCCAGCTGTCCCAACTGCGGAGGAACGACATCGTGGTCCTGTTCAACGAGGCTGAACGGTACCGTCATTGGCACGATCCCCAGACCGTCGGCTGGGAGGGCTGAGCGCATGCCCAGACTCGAATGGCCCCTGCACGTCGTACGCCGTGTCGCGCTCGCCACCGCGGCGGCCGTCGCCCTGGTCGCCGCGCTCTGGCTGGGTGTGGGCTGGCTGCAGGAACGCCAGGCCCGGTGCGCCGACGGGGTCGTCGAACAGGGGTCGGACGACGAGTGCGTCGGAGTGAGCGACGGCTCCTACGTCTTCGCCCCGCACCTCGACGCCGTCAGCGGGAAGATCGAGGAGGAGAACCGCCGGGTCCTCGCCAACGCGGACAAGGAACCGTACGTCAGCGTCGCCTACTTCACCTCGTTCACCAGCAGCTCCGAGGACAGCAACTCCGCCGAGGGCGTCCGGCACGAACTCCAGGGCGCCTACCTCGCCCAGTACCGGCACAACCAGGGCGACCTCGCCGGCACCCCCAAGATCCGTCTGCTGATGGCGAACCCGGGCAGCAGGTCCACGCAGTGGAAGCACACCGTCGACGAACTGATCGCCCGCAAGGACTCCCCGGACCGGCTCGTCGCGGTGGCCGGTCTCGGCCCCAGCACCGACGAGAACCTCGCGGCCATCAAGCGCCTCTCCGAGAACGGGATCGCCATGGTCGGTGCCACGCTGACCGCCACGGACATCCAGGGCATCAACGGCTTCGTCCGGATCGCCCCCACCAACGAGGACGAGGCGTACGCGGGCGCCGGGTATCTCAAACGGCGCGGTGTCAGCACCGCCGTCGTCATCCAGGACGTGGCGGCGGGAGACCTGTACGCCGCCACCCTCGGCACCGCCTTCACCAAGGCGTTCCAGGAGGGCGACAAGCACCGGCTCGTCGCCGAGAGCATGACGTACGACTCCTCCGTGAGCAGTGCCTGGCAGAACGAACTGCACTACATGTCCGGCCAGTTGTGCCAGCAGCGCCCTCAAGTCGTCTACTTCGCCGGCCGCGGTCTGCACCTCACGCATTTCCTCGACTCCCTCGCCAACCGCAGCTGCACCGACCAGCGGTTCACCGTGTTCACCGGGGACGACACGACCAACCTGAGCGCGGAGGAGCTCGCCCGCGCCGCCGGGACGGG carries:
- a CDS encoding branched-chain amino acid ABC transporter substrate-binding protein — encoded protein: MPRLEWPLHVVRRVALATAAAVALVAALWLGVGWLQERQARCADGVVEQGSDDECVGVSDGSYVFAPHLDAVSGKIEEENRRVLANADKEPYVSVAYFTSFTSSSEDSNSAEGVRHELQGAYLAQYRHNQGDLAGTPKIRLLMANPGSRSTQWKHTVDELIARKDSPDRLVAVAGLGPSTDENLAAIKRLSENGIAMVGATLTATDIQGINGFVRIAPTNEDEAYAGAGYLKRRGVSTAVVIQDVAAGDLYAATLGTAFTKAFQEGDKHRLVAESMTYDSSVSSAWQNELHYMSGQLCQQRPQVVYFAGRGLHLTHFLDSLANRSCTDQRFTVFTGDDTTNLSAEELARAAGTGIEVLYTGLAHPDMYRSAPQAVSAPSAKNFQPGGLLDQWFPHDSREDGGALMGHDAVLAAAHGIQMAARWQGQVVGDAVARMFHQMDGTQQVAGASGFISFQNNGNPRNKAVPILRLNAKGQVEFVEVSAAEGKPPQGQ
- a CDS encoding restriction endonuclease, whose translation is MTLPGEGSRTTAGRESASSGRDVVLAVGLVGICVGGPAVFLKATGAAGAGVPVVPVLTAVVLVVGVALAWWSVSPVRHRSTARPAGAPAPYPREVTAMVDAPAVREVPDVDAGALDHAAVDADGFEHTIAALCARDGCTPVEVVGGAGDLGADVIATTPDGLRVVVQCKHYADTNRVGSQDLQRFGGTCFAVHHADVAILVTTSSCTAPALEYAAGRGIICVDGEALAAWTDSTSPPPWETASRLPPAP